From a region of the Canis lupus dingo isolate Sandy chromosome 5, ASM325472v2, whole genome shotgun sequence genome:
- the TMPRSS4 gene encoding transmembrane protease serine 4 isoform X2 produces MDPDSNQPLNSLDVTPLRKPRTPMETFKKVGIPIIAALLSVAIIIIVAVLIKVILDKYYFLCGQPLHFIPRRQVCDGQQDCASGEDEQHCVKNFPDESPVAVRLSRDRSTLQVLDPATGSWASACFDNFTEALAKTACGQMGYDSKPTFRAVEISPDQDLDVVGITENGQELQVQNPSGPCLSGSLVSLHCLACGESLKAPRVVGGEKASVDSWPWQVSIQYNKQHICGGSILDPHWILTAAHCFRKHHDVSNWKVRAGSDKLGSFPSLPVANIFVFELNTTYPKEKDIALVKLQFPLTFSGTVRPICLPFFDEELIPATPLWVIGWGFTEPDGGKMSDTLLQASVQLINHTRCNAEDAYQGEVTKMMLCAGIPEGGVDTCQGDSGGPLMYHSDQWQVVGIVSWGHGCGGPSTPGVYTKVTAYLNWIYNVRKSTP; encoded by the exons ATG GATCCGGACAGCAATCAACCCCTGAACAGCCTTG ATGTCACCCCACTGCGCAAACCCCGCACTCCCATGGAGACCTTCAAAAAGGTGGGGATCCCCATCATCGCAGCCTTGCTGAGTGTGGCGATCATCATCATCGTGGCTGTCCTCA TCAAGGTGATTCTGGACAAATACTACTTCCTCTGCGGGCAGCCTCTCCACTTCATCCCAAGGAGGCAGGTGTGTGATGGCCAGCAGGACTGTGCCTCAGGGGAGGACGAGCAGCACTGTGTCAAGAACTTCCCCGATGAGTCCCCAGTGGCAG TCCGCCTCTCCAGGGACCGATCCACCCTGCAGGTGCTGGATCCAGCTACAGGGAGCTGGGCCTCTGCCTGCTTTGACAACTTCACAGAAGCTCTGGCCAAGACAGCCTGTGGGCAGATGGGCTATGACAG CAAACCCACCTTCAGAGCTGTGGAGATCAGCCCAGACCAAGATCTGGATGTTGTTGGAATCACAGAGAACGGCCAGGAGCTTCAGGTGCAAAACCCAAGTGG ACCCTGTCTCTCAGGCTCCCTGGTCTCCCTGCACTGCCTCG CCTGTGGGGAGAGCCTGAAGGCCCCTCGGGTGGTGGGCGGGGAGAAGGCCTCTGTGGATTCTTGGCCCTGGCAGGTCAGCATCCAGTACAACAAACAACATATCTGCGGAGGGAGCATCCTGGACCCCCACTGGATCCTCACGGCAGCCCACTGCTTCAG GAAGCATCACGATGTGTCCAACTGGAAGGTGAGGGCTGGCTCTGACAAATTGGGCTCCTTCCCATCCTTGCCTGTGGCCAACATCTTCGTCTTTGAGCTCAACACCACGTATCCTAAAGAGAAGGACATTGCACTTGTGAAGCTGCAGTTCCCACTCACATTCTCCG GCACAGTCAGGCCCATCTGCCTGCCTTTTTTTGATGAGGAGCTCATTCCAGCCACCCCACTCTGGGTCATCGGATGGGGCTTTACGGAGCCGGATGGAG GAAAGATGTCCGACACCCTGCTACAGGCATCTGTCCAGCTCATTAACCACACTCGGTGCAATGCAGAGGACGCATACCAGGGGGAAGTCACCAAAATGATGCTGTGCGCAGGCATCCCGGAGGGCGGCGTGGACACCTGCCAG GGTGACAGCGGTGGGCCCTTGATGTATCACTCTGACCAGTGGCAGGTGGTGGGCATCGTGAGCTGGGGCCATGGCTGTGGGGGTCCCAGTACCCCGGGAGTGTACACCAAGGTCACAGCCTATCTCAACTGGATCTACAATGTCCGAAAG TCTACACCATGA
- the TMPRSS4 gene encoding transmembrane protease serine 4 isoform X1: MTFSSSSSGKSGNPSSQISPCWRRGFKKAKEQATHGRTQDPDSNQPLNSLDVTPLRKPRTPMETFKKVGIPIIAALLSVAIIIIVAVLIKVILDKYYFLCGQPLHFIPRRQVCDGQQDCASGEDEQHCVKNFPDESPVAVRLSRDRSTLQVLDPATGSWASACFDNFTEALAKTACGQMGYDSKPTFRAVEISPDQDLDVVGITENGQELQVQNPSGPCLSGSLVSLHCLACGESLKAPRVVGGEKASVDSWPWQVSIQYNKQHICGGSILDPHWILTAAHCFRKHHDVSNWKVRAGSDKLGSFPSLPVANIFVFELNTTYPKEKDIALVKLQFPLTFSGTVRPICLPFFDEELIPATPLWVIGWGFTEPDGGKMSDTLLQASVQLINHTRCNAEDAYQGEVTKMMLCAGIPEGGVDTCQGDSGGPLMYHSDQWQVVGIVSWGHGCGGPSTPGVYTKVTAYLNWIYNVRKSTP, encoded by the exons ATGACCTTCAGCAGCTCCTCTTCCGGGAAGTCTGGCAACCCATCATCCCAGATCTCACCATGTTGGAGAAGAGGCTTCAAGAAAGCCAAAGAGCAGGCCACTCATGGAAGAACTCAG GATCCGGACAGCAATCAACCCCTGAACAGCCTTG ATGTCACCCCACTGCGCAAACCCCGCACTCCCATGGAGACCTTCAAAAAGGTGGGGATCCCCATCATCGCAGCCTTGCTGAGTGTGGCGATCATCATCATCGTGGCTGTCCTCA TCAAGGTGATTCTGGACAAATACTACTTCCTCTGCGGGCAGCCTCTCCACTTCATCCCAAGGAGGCAGGTGTGTGATGGCCAGCAGGACTGTGCCTCAGGGGAGGACGAGCAGCACTGTGTCAAGAACTTCCCCGATGAGTCCCCAGTGGCAG TCCGCCTCTCCAGGGACCGATCCACCCTGCAGGTGCTGGATCCAGCTACAGGGAGCTGGGCCTCTGCCTGCTTTGACAACTTCACAGAAGCTCTGGCCAAGACAGCCTGTGGGCAGATGGGCTATGACAG CAAACCCACCTTCAGAGCTGTGGAGATCAGCCCAGACCAAGATCTGGATGTTGTTGGAATCACAGAGAACGGCCAGGAGCTTCAGGTGCAAAACCCAAGTGG ACCCTGTCTCTCAGGCTCCCTGGTCTCCCTGCACTGCCTCG CCTGTGGGGAGAGCCTGAAGGCCCCTCGGGTGGTGGGCGGGGAGAAGGCCTCTGTGGATTCTTGGCCCTGGCAGGTCAGCATCCAGTACAACAAACAACATATCTGCGGAGGGAGCATCCTGGACCCCCACTGGATCCTCACGGCAGCCCACTGCTTCAG GAAGCATCACGATGTGTCCAACTGGAAGGTGAGGGCTGGCTCTGACAAATTGGGCTCCTTCCCATCCTTGCCTGTGGCCAACATCTTCGTCTTTGAGCTCAACACCACGTATCCTAAAGAGAAGGACATTGCACTTGTGAAGCTGCAGTTCCCACTCACATTCTCCG GCACAGTCAGGCCCATCTGCCTGCCTTTTTTTGATGAGGAGCTCATTCCAGCCACCCCACTCTGGGTCATCGGATGGGGCTTTACGGAGCCGGATGGAG GAAAGATGTCCGACACCCTGCTACAGGCATCTGTCCAGCTCATTAACCACACTCGGTGCAATGCAGAGGACGCATACCAGGGGGAAGTCACCAAAATGATGCTGTGCGCAGGCATCCCGGAGGGCGGCGTGGACACCTGCCAG GGTGACAGCGGTGGGCCCTTGATGTATCACTCTGACCAGTGGCAGGTGGTGGGCATCGTGAGCTGGGGCCATGGCTGTGGGGGTCCCAGTACCCCGGGAGTGTACACCAAGGTCACAGCCTATCTCAACTGGATCTACAATGTCCGAAAG TCTACACCATGA